From the genome of Nitrosomonas sp., one region includes:
- a CDS encoding IS256 family transposase, which yields MNKTTVQFDFEEALESLKAGRNLNGKDGILTPLIKQLTEAALAAELEQHIKSGDEQNRKNGTTPKTVKSASGSFQLETPRDRNGTFEPQLVKKHQTHLTDEIERKILSLFALGSSYQDISGHIAEIYGIDVSSATISAVTDKLIPELREWQQRPLDSHYPFVWLDAIHHKVKDDGRYVSKAVYTVLGLNIEGKKEVLGLYVSESEGARFWLSVLTDLNNRGVQDILIAAVDGLVGFPEAINSIFPETEVQLCIIHQIRNSMKYVASKNQKAFMADLKPVYKAPTIDAAEDALDALEAKWGKQYPIVIQSWRNKWENLSVYFKYPEPIRRVIYTTNTIEAVHRQFRKLTKTKGGFPNENSLLKLLYVGIKNASKKWTMPILNWNLTLSQLAIYFEGRLDAALDL from the coding sequence ATGAACAAGACTACAGTGCAATTTGATTTTGAAGAAGCCTTGGAATCCTTGAAAGCGGGGCGGAATTTGAATGGAAAAGATGGCATATTAACGCCATTGATCAAACAACTCACTGAAGCTGCATTGGCGGCGGAACTTGAACAGCATATCAAATCCGGGGATGAACAGAACCGGAAGAATGGCACGACGCCAAAGACTGTAAAATCAGCATCAGGTAGTTTTCAACTGGAAACACCCAGAGACCGCAACGGTACATTTGAACCTCAGTTGGTTAAAAAGCATCAGACTCATCTTACCGATGAAATCGAACGCAAAATTCTATCGTTATTTGCGTTGGGCTCCAGCTATCAGGATATCTCTGGGCATATTGCCGAGATATACGGCATTGACGTTTCATCGGCGACGATCAGTGCAGTCACTGACAAGCTTATTCCGGAGCTTAGGGAATGGCAGCAACGGCCATTGGATAGTCACTATCCGTTCGTGTGGCTGGATGCCATACATCACAAAGTGAAAGACGATGGCCGGTATGTCAGCAAGGCAGTTTATACCGTACTTGGCTTAAACATTGAAGGAAAGAAGGAAGTACTAGGGTTGTATGTATCGGAAAGCGAAGGCGCCCGGTTTTGGCTTTCCGTACTGACAGATTTAAATAACCGTGGCGTACAGGATATCCTTATTGCCGCCGTTGATGGACTCGTGGGTTTTCCTGAGGCAATCAACAGTATTTTTCCAGAAACCGAGGTTCAGTTATGCATTATTCATCAAATCCGCAATTCGATGAAATATGTGGCGTCAAAAAATCAAAAAGCATTCATGGCTGACCTGAAACCGGTATACAAAGCGCCGACCATTGATGCAGCTGAAGATGCGCTTGATGCATTGGAAGCCAAATGGGGAAAACAGTATCCCATCGTGATTCAATCCTGGCGCAACAAATGGGAAAATTTATCGGTATACTTCAAATATCCTGAACCGATACGCCGTGTGATTTATACAACCAACACCATTGAGGCCGTACATCGCCAATTTCGCAAACTGACAAAAACCAAAGGTGGATTTCCGAATGAAAACAGTCTGTTGAAATTATTGTATGTTGGTATCAAAAACGCCAGCAAAAAATGGACAATGCCAATACTAAACTGGAATTTGACATTATCCCAGCTTGCGATATATTTTGAGGGGCGTTTGGATGCGGCGCTGGATTTATGA
- a CDS encoding EAL domain-containing protein, whose product MKKPLFHPITRLSISLVALAISILLVGELLGIVPDKSQIALNARKHLSESLAVQFTLAAEQKNFKEIEITLKSLVERNPEILSGAIRKADGSLLVTTENHEQTWQGTSDGRSTWSSVQVPIAQGNQLWGTVELSYAPVYGDDIYNIIKNSIWGIAIFVLIVGFYSFRFILKRTLKELNPSNVIPERVKSAFDTLTEGVLILDAQGQIVMANNAFSNITGIDFDRLLGKYASDLGWGRFSVEQMKPDWMHPWLSTIKNGNPETDTFLTFNCLGEVRILSTNCSPIMGGDECKGVLVTFDDVTEFENNNQKLKNMLTELELSKVEISRQNNELKMLAEIDPLTGCYNRRALFLYFKKAFEEAVCQKANLFCIMLDIDHFKAVNDTYGHQTGDEVIKLVAAIIKENLRENDLVGRYGGEEFCLVLPDIDADKVLKIAERIRVNVMESKEYHAIGIDKVTISLGISSTQDNAQNPNEMIDLADKALYFAKKNGRNRVIVWTDDVIDSDENQVEIASEPASENDSSGSSTDNSSLITDNAFLHARIKELETLDKEKKAALQYYLNYDAVTGLPSHALLRDRLQALITNASRTKRKIALLSLKFNPYRRINSTLGHKSAEKLIIEITRRLTEVLRSSDTISSDTGLGISNSLLSRKNDENFYIVVPGIQKDQTITWIVNRVRNVFDQPVKIEDINIQVDSMIGVSVFPTDERHSDNLIKFADQARDCAELMGKNSCQFYSEKMNGHFFDQLNTESEIMNAIKHNEFEVYYQPIVDITQGRINKVEALLRWNHPKKGLLTPASFIEVAEESELIVSLGEWALRESVRQLAKWRSEFSTDISISVNLSTIQFRQKDLAKKIIECLHENGVPAKNLILEITESTIMQDMERTITIIKELNDLGVKIALDDFGTGYSSLQYIHKLPVDIIKIDSSFIQEIKPNTASDSIVSLIIDMARRMGFSTVAEGVETENQYYQLSKLKCDEIQGYFISRPITNDDMYKMLETQTSRVNEIKLKLAV is encoded by the coding sequence ATGAAGAAGCCATTATTTCACCCGATAACACGTTTGAGCATAAGCCTTGTTGCACTGGCTATCAGCATTCTATTAGTAGGAGAGTTATTAGGTATTGTGCCTGACAAATCACAAATTGCACTCAATGCCAGAAAACATTTATCAGAGTCTCTGGCTGTACAATTTACACTTGCTGCTGAACAAAAAAACTTTAAAGAGATTGAAATTACACTTAAATCACTTGTTGAAAGAAATCCGGAAATACTTTCCGGCGCGATTCGCAAAGCAGATGGCTCATTACTTGTCACCACGGAAAATCATGAACAGACTTGGCAAGGAACTTCGGATGGCCGTTCTACTTGGTCGTCTGTGCAAGTGCCGATCGCACAAGGCAATCAACTTTGGGGTACAGTCGAACTCAGTTATGCACCAGTGTACGGAGACGATATTTATAACATAATTAAGAACTCGATTTGGGGCATTGCAATATTTGTCTTGATTGTTGGGTTCTACAGTTTCCGTTTCATCTTGAAACGCACTTTAAAGGAGCTGAATCCTTCCAATGTTATCCCGGAGCGGGTCAAATCCGCCTTTGATACTTTAACTGAAGGCGTACTCATACTGGATGCTCAAGGCCAGATAGTTATGGCCAACAACGCTTTCAGTAATATTACGGGTATTGATTTTGACCGACTTCTCGGTAAATATGCCTCTGATCTGGGTTGGGGCAGATTTTCCGTTGAACAAATGAAACCAGATTGGATGCATCCCTGGCTGAGTACGATAAAAAACGGCAATCCTGAGACGGATACATTTCTGACTTTTAATTGTCTGGGAGAAGTGCGCATACTTTCAACGAACTGCTCGCCCATAATGGGCGGTGATGAATGTAAGGGTGTATTAGTCACATTCGATGATGTTACCGAGTTTGAAAACAACAATCAGAAACTAAAAAATATGCTTACAGAGCTGGAGCTTTCAAAGGTTGAAATCTCGCGGCAAAATAATGAGCTGAAAATGCTGGCCGAAATTGACCCACTGACCGGTTGCTACAACCGAAGAGCGTTGTTTTTATATTTCAAAAAAGCATTTGAGGAAGCAGTTTGTCAGAAAGCAAATTTGTTTTGCATTATGCTCGATATCGATCATTTTAAAGCAGTGAATGATACTTACGGGCATCAGACCGGTGATGAAGTCATTAAGCTCGTCGCAGCTATCATTAAGGAAAATCTGCGTGAAAATGATTTGGTTGGACGTTATGGTGGCGAAGAATTCTGTCTCGTGTTACCAGATATCGATGCGGATAAAGTATTAAAAATTGCAGAAAGAATCCGTGTCAATGTCATGGAATCCAAAGAATATCATGCAATAGGTATTGATAAAGTTACTATTAGTCTGGGTATTTCGTCAACTCAGGACAATGCACAGAATCCCAACGAAATGATAGATCTTGCTGATAAAGCGCTGTATTTCGCAAAAAAGAATGGACGAAATCGCGTTATTGTATGGACTGATGATGTAATAGATTCCGATGAAAATCAGGTAGAGATAGCATCAGAACCGGCCAGTGAGAATGATAGTAGTGGTTCATCGACTGACAACAGCAGTTTGATTACAGACAATGCCTTTTTACATGCAAGAATCAAAGAACTTGAAACATTGGATAAAGAGAAGAAAGCGGCGCTGCAATATTACTTAAACTACGATGCAGTGACCGGATTGCCGAGTCACGCGTTATTGCGTGATCGATTACAAGCGCTGATAACCAATGCTTCTCGAACAAAGCGCAAGATTGCTTTGTTATCGCTAAAGTTTAATCCTTATAGGCGAATTAACAGCACTCTTGGACATAAATCCGCAGAAAAGTTAATTATAGAAATTACGCGAAGACTCACTGAAGTCTTGCGTTCTTCTGATACTATTTCTTCGGATACAGGTTTAGGTATTTCGAATTCTCTATTATCCAGAAAAAATGATGAAAACTTTTATATAGTTGTCCCCGGAATCCAGAAGGATCAAACAATTACATGGATTGTGAACCGCGTAAGAAATGTCTTTGATCAACCAGTCAAGATTGAGGACATAAATATACAGGTTGATAGCATGATTGGAGTCAGTGTTTTCCCGACAGATGAAAGGCACTCCGATAACTTAATCAAGTTTGCCGATCAGGCGCGTGATTGTGCCGAATTAATGGGAAAAAACAGTTGTCAATTTTATTCAGAAAAAATGAACGGTCATTTTTTTGATCAATTGAATACCGAATCCGAAATAATGAATGCGATCAAACACAATGAATTTGAAGTATATTATCAGCCCATTGTAGATATAACCCAAGGGAGAATTAACAAAGTTGAAGCCTTACTGCGTTGGAATCACCCTAAAAAAGGGCTACTAACACCTGCTAGTTTTATTGAAGTCGCTGAAGAAAGTGAATTAATTGTTTCTCTGGGTGAATGGGCATTGCGTGAATCTGTTCGGCAACTCGCGAAATGGAGAAGCGAATTCTCTACCGATATTTCTATTTCTGTAAATTTATCGACAATTCAATTCAGGCAAAAAGATTTGGCAAAAAAGATTATCGAATGTCTGCATGAAAATGGAGTGCCTGCAAAAAATTTAATTCTTGAAATTACCGAAAGTACAATTATGCAGGATATGGAACGTACGATCACAATAATTAAAGAATTAAACGACCTGGGCGTAAAGATAGCTTTAGACGATTTTGGTACGGGATACTCATCATTACAATATATTCATAAACTTCCGGTAGACATTATCAAAATTGACAGTTCATTTATTCAGGAAATCAAACCAAATACAGCGAGTGACAGTATCGTTTCATTAATTATTGATATGGCCAGGCGCATGGGTTTTTCCACTGTGGCGGAAGGTGTAGAGACGGAGAATCAGTATTATCAACTATCGAAGTTAAAATGCGATGAGATTCAAGGGTATTTTATCAGCCGTCCCATCACTAATGACGATATGTATAAAATGCTTGAGACACAGACGTCGCGTGTCAATGAAATTAAGTTAAAGCTTGCAGTATAA